Within Micromonospora parathelypteridis, the genomic segment GCTGGGGCAAGCTGCACACCGGCGTGGACCTGGTCGCCGGCGAGGGCACTCCCTATGTGGCGATCCACGACGGCCTGGTCACCAAGGCCGGCTGGTTCGGCGGGTACGGCAACGCCGTGATCGTCCAGCACTCCGACGGCAGCGAGGCCATCTACGGCCACTCCTCCGCGGTGAGCGTCAAGGAAGGCCAGCAGATCAAAGCGGGCGACCAGCTCGGCCTGGTGGGCCAGACCGGCCACGCCTACGGCACCCACCTGCACCTGGAGATCCATGTCAAGGGCCAGCCGGTCGACCCGGTGCCTTACCTCCAGCAGCGCGGAGTGGACATCAAGCTGCAAGTCGAGGCAATTTACAGCGAGGTAGCCGCCTCCTGACGCTGTGCAACGACCGTTGACCGCCCGGATCTGTCGATCCGGG encodes:
- a CDS encoding M23 family metallopeptidase, with product MRQRLSSEPDRYRGRRRVPTPPRSRYAAVVTTAFVGAGIVALGASALPDAKDVSPTVLDELKQASVTSQEAADRADNADRASRDSRSKDSAEPEVWLLPLQGYDFNSPYGMRWGKLHTGVDLVAGEGTPYVAIHDGLVTKAGWFGGYGNAVIVQHSDGSEAIYGHSSAVSVKEGQQIKAGDQLGLVGQTGHAYGTHLHLEIHVKGQPVDPVPYLQQRGVDIKLQVEAIYSEVAAS